The following nucleotide sequence is from Apium graveolens cultivar Ventura chromosome 4, ASM990537v1, whole genome shotgun sequence.
GATTCTGCTCTTTTCAAGATAagctcaaaattaattttatgtggTGAATATTACTGATGCTGAAATGATTGAAAAGACCCTCTCAACCTTTCACCCCAACATTATGATCCTGGCTCAACAATATAGGGAGCGTAATTTTCAGAAATATGGCGAGCTGATATCTCTCCTTCTTGTGGATGAAAAGAATAATGAGTTGCTACTGAAAAATCATCATATACGTCCCACGGGCTCTGCCCAGTTACCTGAAGTACATAACACGTCATTCTTGAAGAATGAACGTGGGAAAGAGCATAGAGGAGGACAGGGTTATGGACGAAACTGTGGACGTGGAAATTTTCGTGGTCGGTTTCACAATCAATATTATTCTGGCCACCTGAAGTGGCAACATGATGGTTACAACTCTGGCCACCAGAAATGGCAACATGAAGTTCCAAATAAAAGAAAGGCACCCCAAGAAGGAGAGAACCGAGGCATCTGTCATAGGTGCGGATCTGAGGGGTACTGGCAACGTACTTGTCGCACACCCAAACATCTTGTTGATCTCTACGAGTCATCCAAAAGAAATAATGGAAAGAGAGTAGAAACCAACTTCGCTAATTATAATCTAGTTAATGAACCAgtcaataaggcctcaaatgaaATAGACTTTGGTGATAATTTTTATTATGGTTTAGACGACTAGACTTCATATGTATTGTCTTGCTTTACTTATTTTCTTTGTGTTTTACTTATGTACTTATTTCATGTTGTTGTTCTATGTACTCGGTGTATATTTAATTAAGATGTTTTTCGTTTATATATGTATAGAGATGGAAGATATATGTATTGTTGACTGCGCAACCACACACACTATTTTACAGAGTCAGAAATACTTCTCATAGTTGACTAAAACCAACTCACATGTCTGGACGGTATCGGGTACATCAAATATAATAGAAGGTTTTGGGAAAGCTAGTTTTCTTCTACCAAATAagacacacatacacatacaagaggctctatactctagcaagtcaactagaaacctattgagttttaaagatatccgTCTTAACGGGTTTCACGTTGAAACTACTAATGAGAATGAAAAAGAATACCTTCTCATCACCTCAAACATCGTTGACAATAAAAGGGTCCTACAAAAATTCCACTTAGTTTCTTCAGGATTATATGTTACGAGTATACGAGTTCTTGAATCTCATAGTGTCAACATCCCCAAAGTCATAGACCCAAAACTACTTTCCCTTTGGCACGAAAGACTCGGTCATCCAGGAGTATCTATGATGCGTCGTATCGTTGAAAATTATGTGGGACATCCTCTTAAAACTCAAAAGATAATATCCCAAGATGAACTTCATTATTCAGCATGTTCCTTAGGAAAACTGATTATCCGACCATCCCCAATTAAGCCTCAAACTGAGCACCCGAAATTCTTAGAAAGAATTCAAGGTGGCATTTGTGGTCTTATTCATCCATCTtctggcccatttaggtactttatgattttaattgatgCGTCAACTCGATGGTCTCATGTATGTCTGCTTACAACCCAAAATACAGCCTTTGCcaaattacttgcccaaataattAAACTCCGAGCTCAATTTCCTGACCACCCCATTAAATCAATCCTACTAGATAATGCTGCTGAATTTACATCTGCAACTTTTAATGAATATTGTATGTCAGTAGGAATCTCAGTCGAACACCCGGTGGCTCACGTAAATACACAAAatggtttagcagaatccttAATTAAAAGACTTCAACTTATTGCCCGTCCCTTACTCTTGAGGGCAAAGTTACCTATATCTGTTTGGGGTCATGCAATACTTCATGCTGCAAATATAATTAGAATAAGGCCTTCTGCTTACCACAAACAATCCCCTCAAGAATTAGTTTTTGGTCAAGTACCTAATATATCTCATTTAAAAGTATTTGGTTGTGCTGTGTATGTTCCTATATCACCACCACAAAGAAATAAAACGGGGCCTCAAAGAAGAATTGGTATATATGTTGGTTTTGATTCTCCATCTATTATAAGATATTTGGAACCATTAACTGGTGATGTTTTTACTGCTCGCTATGCTGATTGTCATTTTGATGAATCCATGTTCCCTAAATTTGGGGGAGATAATGATTTGCATAAATTAAATTCTGAAATATCATGGAATGCATCAGGATTAAATTCTAATGATTCACGTACTAATCAATGTGAATCTGAAGTTCaaagaattattcatatgcaaaatattgCTAATCAAATGTCGGATGCCTTTAGTGACTCTAGACATATTATAAGGTCACATATACCTGCTGTTAATGCTCCGGCACAGTTGAAATCCCTACTAAGAAATCAATTCCTGAAGAATTGATTGGTGATTCAAAGTCACGCTAGAAGCGTGGTAGACCTATTGGTGCAAAAGATATTATACCACGAAAACGGAAATTGATTGGAATTGCCCCAGAAGTGGTAAAAGTTTCAGAAAATACCACAGAAGTGGTATTTTCTCTTGAAGAGGTTCAAGCCCCTGAAGTGGCTATAACAAAACTCCCAGACGTGGGATTGCCTCCAGAAGAGAATGTTGCCCCAGAAGTGGCAAATGCTTCCACAGAAGCAAATGTACCTGAAAATTATGAGATCTCAATGAATTATGTCCATAACGCAAAATTACTGGATCGTGGGAGTATTGAGGTTGATGATGTATATGCTTTTTCCGTGGCATATGATATTATTATGAACTCcgatcctgaaccacaaagtgtggaagagtgtcgacaccgagatgattggccaaaatggaaaatTACGATTCAAAAAGAATTACAATCCTTGTGCAAGAGAAATGTATTTGGACCTACAGTCCAACACCAGCTGGTGTAGTCCCTGTCGGGAATAGATGGG
It contains:
- the LOC141718497 gene encoding uncharacterized protein LOC141718497 encodes the protein MIEKTLSTFHPNIMILAQQYRERNFQKYGELISLLLVDEKNNELLLKNHHIRPTGSAQLPEVHNTSFLKNERGKEHRGGQGYGRNCGRGNFRGRFHNQYYSGHLKWQHDGYNSGHQKWQHEVPNKRKAPQEGENRGICHRCGSEGYWQRTCRTPKHLVDLYESSKRNNGKRVETNFANYNLVNEPVNKASNEIDFGDNFYYGLDD